The Acidobacteriota bacterium genome includes a region encoding these proteins:
- a CDS encoding DUF5916 domain-containing protein gives MAQTKPGSANVATAVRATEAPTLDGDVLGDPAWNAATPITGFVQEQPNEGQPASEKTEVRVIFTADTLYVGVVLYDSDPSGIIVTDARRDSPLDDTDSFQVIFDTYRDRQNGFVFGTNPAGVEYDGQVTNEGQGGGGLGFGQMQSGGSGSGFNINWDGAWSVRTRMTDQGWSAEFAIPFRTLRYPAATDQTWGINFQRNIRRKNERAYWAPIPRQFNLYRLSLAGSLTGVQTPALRNLRITPYVLGNALTSGENPVDGELLGDIGGDLKYGITPSLTLDATVNTDFAQVEVDDQQVNLDRFNLFFPEKRPFFLENAGFFSVGNPGEVDLFFSRRIGISKAGEAIPILGGGRVSGKAGRFNVGVLNMQTDEFDNAVAGTNFTVMRVSRDLPNRSSIGGIFTNRLETGSLAGDAAAGRTYGLDGRWGVGATSILTGFVAKTDTEGITDSTHAFNIRSQTNRPQWDLNVGYQEVGSGFNPEVGFLSRKGYRKPDVFLMTRFRPKDFINIQELRPHATFRGFWGLDGFQETGYLHLDNHWQFRDSTEIHTGMNLTLEGVRRPFEIYPGIFVPPGTYEHAEAQLVGMSNQGAPVSVSMRVNAGGFFGGDRLSLSPTVRFRAGDALTTELTYQRNDVTLPGGAFVTNLVRTRVSYSFSSRVFTQALIQYNDRADLWSMNFRFGWLQAANTGLFVVYTDTRGLYELNDRPERTDRSLIVKYSYMFDLFR, from the coding sequence ATGGCCCAGACCAAGCCGGGTTCGGCCAACGTGGCGACCGCCGTTCGCGCGACCGAAGCGCCGACCCTTGACGGCGATGTGCTCGGCGACCCGGCGTGGAACGCGGCGACGCCCATTACCGGCTTCGTCCAGGAGCAGCCCAACGAGGGGCAGCCCGCTTCGGAGAAGACCGAGGTTCGCGTCATCTTCACTGCCGATACCCTGTATGTCGGGGTGGTGTTGTACGACTCGGACCCGAGCGGCATCATCGTGACGGACGCGCGCCGTGACTCGCCGTTGGACGACACCGACAGCTTCCAGGTGATTTTCGACACCTATCGCGACCGCCAGAACGGGTTCGTGTTCGGGACCAACCCTGCCGGGGTCGAGTACGACGGCCAGGTCACCAACGAAGGGCAGGGCGGTGGCGGGCTGGGCTTCGGCCAGATGCAGTCGGGCGGCTCCGGTTCGGGCTTCAACATCAACTGGGACGGCGCCTGGAGCGTGCGCACCCGCATGACCGACCAGGGATGGTCGGCCGAATTTGCGATTCCATTTCGGACGCTGCGCTACCCGGCCGCCACGGATCAGACGTGGGGCATCAACTTCCAGCGGAACATCCGGCGCAAGAACGAACGCGCGTACTGGGCGCCGATTCCGCGACAGTTCAACCTGTATCGGCTGTCGTTGGCCGGATCGCTGACCGGCGTGCAGACGCCGGCGCTGCGCAACCTGCGCATTACCCCGTACGTGCTGGGCAACGCGTTGACGTCGGGTGAGAACCCGGTCGACGGCGAGCTGCTGGGCGATATCGGCGGCGACCTGAAGTACGGCATTACACCCAGCCTGACCCTGGACGCCACCGTCAACACCGACTTCGCGCAGGTCGAGGTGGACGATCAGCAGGTCAACCTGGATCGGTTCAACCTGTTCTTCCCCGAAAAGCGGCCGTTCTTCCTCGAGAATGCCGGGTTCTTCAGCGTCGGCAACCCGGGCGAAGTGGATCTCTTCTTCAGCCGCCGCATCGGCATCAGCAAGGCCGGTGAGGCGATTCCCATCCTCGGGGGTGGCCGCGTCTCGGGCAAGGCCGGCCGCTTCAACGTCGGCGTCCTGAACATGCAGACCGACGAGTTCGACAACGCCGTGGCCGGCACCAACTTCACGGTCATGCGCGTGAGCCGGGACTTGCCGAACCGCTCGTCGATCGGCGGCATCTTCACCAATCGGCTCGAAACCGGCAGTCTCGCCGGCGACGCCGCGGCGGGTCGCACCTACGGGCTGGATGGCAGGTGGGGCGTTGGCGCGACCAGCATCTTGACCGGCTTTGTCGCCAAGACCGACACCGAAGGCATCACCGACAGCACCCACGCGTTTAACATCCGGTCGCAGACCAACCGGCCGCAGTGGGACCTGAACGTCGGCTACCAGGAAGTGGGTAGCGGTTTCAATCCCGAGGTTGGCTTCCTCAGCCGCAAAGGCTATCGCAAGCCTGACGTCTTCCTGATGACGCGCTTCCGCCCGAAGGATTTCATTAACATCCAGGAACTACGCCCGCATGCGACCTTCCGCGGCTTTTGGGGTCTCGACGGCTTCCAGGAAACCGGCTACCTGCATTTGGACAACCACTGGCAGTTCCGCGACAGTACCGAGATCCACACCGGCATGAACCTCACGCTCGAGGGCGTGCGGAGGCCGTTCGAGATCTACCCGGGCATCTTCGTTCCCCCCGGCACCTACGAGCACGCCGAGGCGCAACTGGTGGGCATGAGCAACCAGGGCGCGCCGGTCAGCGTCAGCATGCGCGTGAACGCCGGGGGTTTCTTCGGAGGCGATCGTTTGAGCCTCAGCCCGACGGTCAGGTTTCGCGCCGGCGACGCGCTGACCACCGAGCTGACCTATCAGCGCAACGACGTCACCCTGCCGGGCGGCGCGTTCGTCACCAACCTGGTGCGCACCCGCGTGTCGTACTCGTTCTCGTCGCGCGTGTTCACGCAGGCGCTGATTCAGTACAACGACCGCGCCGACCTGTGGTCCATGAACTTCCGCTTCGGCTGGCTGCAGGCGGCCAACACCGGCCTGTTCGTCGTCTACACCGACACCCGCGGCCTCTACGAACTGAACGATCGGCCGGAACGGACCGACCGGTCGCTGATCGTCAAGTACTCCTACATGTTCGACTTGTTTCGCTGA
- a CDS encoding Zn-dependent hydrolase — translation MKISRREFVSLASASALAIPTKSWSRQSSRPAVDGARLRNRLERLSTHGRPPGGTFASGVSRVAYSVADLTARAFIIDEIKSADIVPRIDAAGNIFARYGGQPNQPAILFGSHIDSVPNGGNFDGNLGFFSALEAIQAVQAAKVQTRHPLEMVLWAHEESTAFGIGTAASRIVAGDLRAGDMDRTWNGMRRADAIRRIAGSPDQIETAVRGKGAWHSYVELHIEQGGTLDQARVPIGIVEGIVGIHRYDVVIEGFANHAGTTPMGERQDAMVAAAQLTLAVREIAARRQGRQVGTVGRLEVEPNSPNVIPGRVTLSVEFRDLSDQVLRELGDAVKARGAAIAKDTGTTITFALASTNLGSPASSGVQEAIGKAASVLSLPTRRLPSGAGHDAQQIARLCPMGMIFVPSVGGISHSPKELTTWDDCTRGANVLLGAVLELDQRDSV, via the coding sequence ATGAAGATATCGCGTCGCGAATTCGTCTCCCTGGCCAGCGCTTCGGCGCTGGCCATCCCCACGAAATCCTGGTCACGCCAATCGTCACGGCCCGCCGTTGACGGCGCGCGCCTGCGCAACCGGCTCGAGCGCCTGAGCACGCACGGCCGGCCGCCCGGCGGCACGTTCGCCTCGGGCGTGTCGCGCGTGGCGTATTCGGTGGCAGACCTCACGGCCCGGGCGTTCATCATCGACGAGATCAAGTCGGCCGACATCGTGCCCCGCATCGACGCCGCCGGCAACATCTTCGCCCGCTACGGTGGCCAGCCCAACCAGCCCGCCATCCTGTTCGGGTCGCATATCGACTCGGTGCCGAACGGCGGCAATTTCGATGGCAACCTCGGCTTCTTCTCGGCGCTGGAGGCGATCCAGGCCGTGCAGGCGGCGAAGGTGCAGACCCGGCATCCGCTCGAGATGGTGTTGTGGGCGCACGAAGAGAGCACGGCGTTTGGCATCGGCACCGCGGCCAGCCGCATTGTCGCCGGCGACCTGCGGGCCGGGGACATGGACCGGACGTGGAACGGCATGCGGCGCGCCGATGCGATCAGGCGCATTGCCGGCAGTCCCGATCAGATCGAGACCGCGGTGCGCGGCAAGGGTGCGTGGCACTCGTACGTCGAGCTCCATATCGAACAGGGCGGCACGCTCGACCAGGCCAGGGTGCCAATCGGCATCGTCGAAGGCATTGTCGGGATTCACCGTTACGACGTCGTGATCGAGGGCTTCGCGAACCACGCCGGCACCACGCCCATGGGCGAGCGCCAGGACGCCATGGTGGCGGCGGCGCAGTTGACGCTCGCGGTGCGCGAGATTGCCGCGCGCCGGCAAGGCCGACAGGTCGGCACCGTGGGCCGGCTCGAGGTCGAGCCCAATTCGCCCAACGTCATTCCCGGCCGCGTGACGCTCAGCGTGGAGTTCCGTGACCTGTCAGATCAGGTGCTTCGCGAGCTCGGTGATGCCGTGAAGGCGCGCGGCGCCGCGATCGCGAAAGACACGGGCACGACCATCACCTTCGCACTCGCCAGCACCAACCTTGGGTCACCGGCCAGCAGCGGCGTCCAGGAGGCGATCGGGAAGGCGGCGAGTGTGCTCAGCCTGCCGACGCGCCGCCTGCCGAGCGGTGCCGGTCACGATGCCCAGCAGATCGCGCGGCTGTGCCCCATGGGCATGATCTTCGTGCCGAGTGTCGGCGGGATTAGCCACTCGCCGAAAGAGCTCACCACGTGGGACGACTGCACGCGTGGCGCGAACGTGCTGCTTGGCGCCGTGCTGGAGTTGGATCAGCGCGACAGCGTGTAG
- a CDS encoding cytochrome c produces MRIARIGFVVAAVFGLAPVAQAQTAPTFAKDVAPIFYSKCVECHRPTMFAPMSLITFDEARPWARSIKQRVAARTMPPWGADPAHGVFKNDPRLSEKEIATIVAWVDAGAPKGRDADLPKAPTFAEGWSIGKPDAVFTMTEDFKIPATGVVEYQYLRLPTDITEDKWIQAIEIKPQARAQVHHVLAYTQPTGSPLNTNGALGPNSIGGVTPNKPGVIFEPGVGRLLTANSDIVLQMHYTTNGEATTDRTQVGVVFAKEAPKMQQRGGSVIQPRFVIPAGAPAHEVRGSRVLAEDTLITSFTPHMHVRGKSMTYIATFPDGTKETLLSVPNYDFNWQISYELAKPRLFPKGTSIEVIAHYDNSPNNKFNPDPTKDVRWGDQTFEEMMIGFWGTVVERPVTSSQKNE; encoded by the coding sequence ATGAGAATCGCTCGCATCGGCTTCGTCGTGGCGGCTGTGTTCGGGTTGGCTCCGGTGGCGCAGGCACAGACCGCGCCGACTTTTGCCAAGGACGTCGCGCCGATCTTCTATTCCAAGTGCGTCGAGTGCCATCGCCCGACGATGTTCGCGCCGATGTCGCTGATTACCTTCGACGAGGCCCGGCCGTGGGCGCGGTCGATCAAGCAGCGGGTTGCGGCGCGCACCATGCCGCCATGGGGGGCCGACCCCGCGCACGGCGTGTTCAAGAACGATCCCCGGCTGTCAGAGAAAGAGATCGCGACGATTGTGGCGTGGGTGGATGCGGGCGCGCCGAAGGGCCGCGACGCCGACCTGCCCAAGGCGCCGACCTTCGCGGAAGGCTGGAGCATTGGCAAGCCCGACGCCGTCTTCACCATGACCGAGGACTTCAAGATCCCGGCGACCGGCGTGGTCGAGTACCAGTACCTGCGCCTGCCCACCGACATCACGGAAGACAAGTGGATCCAGGCGATTGAGATCAAGCCGCAGGCGCGCGCGCAGGTGCACCACGTGCTGGCCTACACCCAGCCGACGGGTTCGCCCCTGAACACGAACGGCGCGCTCGGGCCGAACAGCATCGGCGGCGTCACGCCCAACAAGCCGGGCGTCATCTTCGAGCCGGGCGTCGGCCGGCTGCTGACCGCCAATTCCGACATCGTCCTGCAGATGCACTACACGACCAACGGCGAGGCGACCACGGATCGCACGCAGGTTGGGGTGGTCTTCGCGAAAGAAGCGCCGAAGATGCAGCAGCGCGGCGGCAGCGTGATCCAGCCGCGATTCGTGATTCCTGCCGGTGCGCCGGCGCACGAAGTGCGCGGCTCGCGGGTGCTGGCCGAAGACACGCTGATCACGTCGTTCACGCCGCACATGCACGTGCGCGGCAAGAGCATGACCTACATCGCGACCTTCCCCGACGGGACCAAGGAGACGCTGTTGTCGGTGCCGAACTACGACTTCAACTGGCAGATCAGCTACGAGCTGGCCAAGCCGCGGCTGTTCCCCAAGGGCACCTCGATCGAGGTGATCGCGCACTACGACAACTCGCCGAACAACAAGTTCAATCCCGATCCCACCAAGGACGTCCGCTGGGGCGACCAGACCTTTGAAGAAATGATGATCGGTTTCTGGGGCACGGTGGTCGAACGCCCCGTGACCTCGTCACAGAAGAACGAATGA
- a CDS encoding YbhB/YbcL family Raf kinase inhibitor-like protein, whose protein sequence is MRRVFLVLVSLLVLPSSAFATWSVIAVDRTSGRVVIASATCVDRDDQFLMGVQAVVVPGKGVAACQAGVDGTHKNQMLVFEELQKGTDPKRIIELLSADPAFQSRQFGILDLQGRSAGHSGLTNGYVSQDLQGQVPGTEIFYSIQGNILRAGNVMPNAVQAFIKSAGSITDRVMAAMEAADGSGGDSRCVCPPWPADGVAPAIPCDGRTSHIAYILASDPKDTSGDSHNNGKYAMYLTASQPGADKGPNQIKAGENLNPVKTLRMRYDAWKKTQGPGVAGLPNPLPAPPAPPAPPAQLSNRRGPIQVMSLTTTAWTDGGAIPAKYTQAGAQVSPPLAWTAPDDAVSFVLIARDADTAIGNGTDDILHWMLWNIPKGTRALPEGVPQGSQLPDGTRQISASGPYYRGPGAPASGPAHHYVFEIYALDSTIEVPAVGQSPPLTRAAVMAAMAGKIRGKGALVGLFRR, encoded by the coding sequence ATGCGTCGAGTGTTCCTGGTCCTGGTTTCTCTGCTGGTTCTGCCCTCCTCGGCCTTTGCCACCTGGTCAGTGATTGCCGTCGACCGCACCTCGGGCCGGGTCGTGATCGCGTCGGCCACGTGCGTCGATCGCGACGACCAGTTCCTGATGGGCGTGCAGGCCGTGGTGGTGCCCGGCAAGGGCGTTGCCGCCTGCCAGGCCGGCGTTGACGGCACGCACAAGAACCAGATGCTGGTGTTCGAGGAGCTGCAGAAAGGGACCGACCCGAAGCGGATCATCGAATTGCTGAGCGCCGACCCGGCGTTCCAGAGCCGGCAGTTCGGGATTCTCGATTTGCAGGGCCGCAGCGCCGGCCACTCGGGCCTGACCAACGGCTACGTCTCGCAAGACCTCCAGGGCCAGGTCCCCGGCACCGAGATCTTCTATTCGATCCAGGGCAACATTCTTCGCGCCGGCAACGTCATGCCCAACGCGGTGCAGGCGTTCATCAAGAGCGCCGGCTCGATCACCGATCGCGTGATGGCGGCCATGGAGGCGGCCGACGGCTCGGGCGGCGACAGCCGCTGCGTGTGCCCGCCGTGGCCGGCCGACGGCGTGGCGCCGGCCATCCCCTGCGACGGCCGCACGTCGCACATCGCCTACATCCTGGCATCTGACCCGAAGGACACGAGCGGCGACTCGCACAACAACGGCAAGTACGCGATGTATCTGACCGCGTCGCAGCCGGGCGCCGACAAGGGACCGAACCAGATCAAGGCGGGCGAGAATCTCAACCCCGTGAAGACGCTGCGGATGCGCTACGACGCGTGGAAGAAGACGCAAGGCCCCGGTGTGGCCGGCCTCCCGAATCCCCTACCAGCCCCACCCGCCCCACCAGCCCCACCAGCCCAACTCAGCAACCGCCGCGGTCCCATCCAGGTGATGTCGTTGACCACGACGGCGTGGACCGACGGCGGCGCCATTCCCGCGAAGTACACCCAGGCCGGCGCCCAGGTGTCGCCGCCGCTGGCGTGGACGGCGCCGGACGATGCGGTCAGCTTCGTGCTGATCGCGCGCGACGCGGACACCGCGATTGGGAACGGCACCGACGACATCCTGCACTGGATGCTGTGGAACATCCCGAAGGGCACGCGCGCGCTGCCGGAAGGGGTGCCGCAAGGCAGCCAGTTACCCGACGGCACGCGGCAGATCAGCGCCAGCGGCCCGTACTATCGCGGCCCCGGCGCGCCGGCGTCAGGCCCGGCGCATCACTACGTGTTCGAGATCTACGCGCTCGATTCGACGATCGAGGTGCCGGCCGTGGGCCAATCGCCACCGCTCACGCGTGCCGCGGTGATGGCCGCCATGGCCGGGAAGATTCGCGGCAAGGGAGCGTTGGTGGGGTTGTTCAGGCGGTGA
- a CDS encoding Uma2 family endonuclease, protein MSEHPVPAVHKLTVNELWARFPDETHVRHELIDGVLFVTPSPITRHQLLVGRLSFEIELYLRAHPGVGQLFGVPLDVVLSDHDVVAPDIILIADDQTEILTDQNVQGPPALVVEVLSPSTRRRDIGIKRQLFDRAGVRSRDKSSATA, encoded by the coding sequence ATGTCCGAACACCCAGTGCCGGCGGTCCACAAGCTCACGGTCAACGAACTCTGGGCGCGATTCCCGGACGAGACTCACGTGCGTCACGAGCTCATCGACGGGGTGCTCTTCGTGACGCCCAGCCCAATCACCCGGCACCAGCTGCTGGTCGGCCGGCTGTCGTTCGAGATTGAGTTGTACCTTCGGGCGCATCCGGGGGTCGGGCAGTTGTTCGGCGTTCCACTTGACGTCGTCCTGTCGGACCATGACGTCGTTGCACCCGACATCATTCTGATCGCTGACGATCAGACGGAAATTCTCACCGACCAGAACGTGCAGGGGCCTCCGGCGCTTGTGGTCGAGGTCCTCTCGCCGTCAACTCGAAGGCGAGACATCGGGATCAAGCGCCAGCTGTTCGATCGCGCAGGAGTTCGTTCGCGCGATAAGAGTTCGGCTACTGCTTAA
- a CDS encoding cupin domain-containing protein, giving the protein MNDRRDFLTASLMGLAASFIATRDADAAVTAKPLAQKATPAVNLDGWQMSATEVTYPPGEASAQHRHPGFVIGYVLEGQYKFAVNNDTPTVLAAGQMFFESFDAPGQVHAVSGNASTTATTRILAIVFHKKGDPVSLPGA; this is encoded by the coding sequence ATGAACGATCGCCGCGACTTTCTCACCGCCAGCCTGATGGGCCTGGCCGCGTCATTCATCGCGACCCGCGACGCTGACGCGGCGGTGACCGCCAAACCGCTGGCGCAGAAGGCGACGCCCGCCGTGAACCTCGACGGATGGCAGATGAGCGCCACCGAAGTGACCTATCCGCCCGGCGAAGCGTCGGCCCAGCATCGCCATCCCGGGTTCGTGATCGGCTACGTGCTCGAGGGCCAGTATAAGTTCGCGGTGAACAACGACACGCCGACGGTGCTCGCGGCGGGGCAGATGTTCTTCGAGTCGTTCGACGCGCCCGGGCAAGTGCACGCGGTGTCGGGCAACGCGAGCACGACTGCGACCACCCGGATCCTGGCGATCGTGTTCCATAAGAAGGGCGATCCCGTTTCCCTGCCCGGAGCATAG
- a CDS encoding CocE/NonD family hydrolase, with translation MPAQQGTLTPAEQQRRKDLEAELQEIAIVERRVMIPMKDGVRLATDIYRPRAAAAGKVPIVFVKTPYNFNFWDVRNGVPADMSTILAAIKRGYAYVGQNERGHFFSEGNYDILGAPITDGYETIDYLTKQTWSNGKVGTTGCSSTAEWQPAVASLGHPGFAAMNVQGFGAGVGKVGPYWEQGNWYRGGAMQMLFITWIYGEQNQVRPMFPRDTPQEDLIAASRLFDLAPRMPPVDWDKALWHLPTEDIIKNVGGPRGIFADKMPVESGGMMQQREPSSDAWRKGGLWHDDMALNVPGLWFMSWYDVSVGPNLEMFNHVRRTAKGDVANQQWAIIAPVAHCAFTRATANTIVGERSMGDARLDYNEIMYGFFDKFLKGDANGRIEKQAKVTYFTMGSNKWQTSEVWPPAGAQPMTFHLSSGGNANSLNGDGQLTMAPPETDRPDRFTYDPMNPVLSYGGNVCCTGNAITAGSFDQRKMESRHDILVYTSEPFAEGVEMSGPITPTLYVSSDAKDTDFTVKVLDVYPDGRAYNLDESIQRMRYRDGYDKPLVWMEKDKVYKVTLQPLTTSNYFAPGHRLRIEVSSSNFPRFDRNLNTGGRNFDEAKGVVAKNAVHHSKQYPSSITVTVVGK, from the coding sequence ATGCCCGCGCAGCAGGGCACCCTGACCCCAGCCGAACAACAGCGCCGCAAGGACCTCGAAGCCGAACTCCAGGAGATCGCCATCGTCGAACGGCGGGTGATGATTCCCATGAAGGACGGCGTGCGGCTGGCGACCGACATCTACCGGCCCAGGGCCGCCGCGGCAGGCAAGGTGCCCATCGTGTTCGTCAAGACCCCCTACAACTTCAACTTCTGGGACGTGCGCAACGGCGTGCCGGCCGACATGAGCACGATTCTGGCAGCCATCAAGCGCGGATATGCGTACGTTGGGCAGAACGAGCGTGGCCATTTCTTCTCCGAGGGCAACTACGACATCCTCGGCGCGCCGATCACCGACGGCTACGAAACGATCGACTACTTGACCAAGCAGACGTGGTCCAACGGCAAGGTCGGCACGACCGGGTGTTCGTCCACGGCCGAGTGGCAACCGGCCGTGGCGTCGCTTGGCCATCCGGGCTTTGCCGCCATGAACGTCCAGGGCTTCGGCGCCGGCGTCGGCAAGGTCGGGCCGTACTGGGAGCAGGGCAACTGGTATCGCGGCGGGGCGATGCAGATGCTGTTCATCACGTGGATCTACGGCGAGCAGAACCAGGTGCGGCCGATGTTCCCGAGAGACACGCCGCAGGAGGACCTGATTGCCGCCTCGCGCCTGTTCGACCTGGCGCCGCGGATGCCGCCGGTTGACTGGGACAAGGCCCTGTGGCACCTGCCGACCGAGGACATCATCAAGAACGTGGGCGGCCCGCGCGGCATTTTCGCCGATAAGATGCCGGTGGAGTCCGGCGGCATGATGCAGCAGCGCGAGCCGAGTTCCGACGCGTGGCGCAAGGGCGGCTTGTGGCACGACGACATGGCGCTGAACGTGCCCGGCCTGTGGTTCATGTCGTGGTACGACGTGTCGGTGGGACCCAACCTTGAGATGTTCAATCACGTGCGGCGAACCGCGAAGGGCGACGTCGCCAACCAGCAGTGGGCCATCATCGCGCCGGTCGCGCACTGCGCCTTCACCCGCGCCACCGCCAACACCATCGTTGGTGAACGCAGCATGGGCGACGCGCGGCTCGACTACAACGAGATCATGTACGGCTTCTTCGACAAGTTCCTGAAGGGTGACGCCAATGGCCGGATCGAGAAGCAGGCGAAGGTGACCTACTTCACGATGGGCAGCAACAAGTGGCAGACCTCCGAGGTGTGGCCGCCGGCCGGCGCGCAGCCGATGACGTTCCACCTGTCGAGCGGCGGCAACGCCAACTCGCTGAACGGCGATGGGCAATTGACCATGGCGCCACCCGAGACGGACCGGCCCGACCGCTTCACCTACGACCCGATGAATCCCGTCCTGTCCTACGGCGGCAACGTGTGTTGCACCGGCAACGCCATTACGGCCGGCTCGTTCGACCAGCGCAAGATGGAGTCACGCCACGACATCCTCGTCTACACCAGTGAGCCGTTCGCCGAAGGCGTGGAGATGAGCGGACCCATTACGCCGACGCTCTACGTCTCGTCCGACGCGAAGGACACGGACTTCACGGTCAAGGTGCTCGACGTCTATCCGGATGGCCGGGCCTACAACCTCGATGAATCCATTCAGAGGATGCGCTATCGCGACGGCTACGACAAGCCGCTGGTGTGGATGGAAAAGGACAAGGTCTACAAGGTCACGTTGCAGCCGCTCACCACGAGCAACTACTTCGCGCCCGGGCATCGCCTGCGGATTGAAGTGTCGAGCAGCAACTTCCCCCGTTTCGATCGCAACCTGAACACCGGCGGCCGCAACTTCGACGAGGCCAAGGGGGTCGTGGCGAAGAACGCGGTGCATCATTCAAAGCAGTACCCGTCGAGCATCACCGTGACGGTCGTGGGCAAGTAG
- a CDS encoding YaiO family outer membrane beta-barrel protein, with the protein MGSLGFAAFFSLLCCVSAAAQDNVIARARAAADAGDRPAGLALLETHLASAPRDADARLVYGLILSWEGRYDEARQALTDVLAQSPDYLDARVALMNVEWWSGRLPQARELVRAVLTRDAGNAQARYVQQRLDARTRPWSLGLTSTRDTFNDEREPWQETALTLGRETPAGSLFVRGRQGDRFGLTDQQVDLEFYPTFRPGTYAFVGVGVGSDEVLYPEYRVSFDLYQSLGGGFEVSGGYRRLAFTDATDIYLATLTKYAGHWMITGKAFVVPDPELGDAWSYHAQVRRYFGAAGTSFIGGGYSRGYSREEPRGAGDLIRVDADTIRGQAEIDLTDRLQLTVAASTSRQERSFREPYWQTTSGAGLKIRF; encoded by the coding sequence GTGGGTTCGCTCGGGTTCGCCGCCTTCTTCTCCCTGCTTTGTTGCGTGTCGGCAGCGGCGCAAGACAATGTCATCGCGCGGGCGCGAGCCGCGGCCGACGCCGGCGACCGCCCGGCGGGCCTGGCTCTCCTGGAAACGCACTTGGCCAGTGCGCCACGCGATGCCGATGCGCGGCTGGTCTACGGCCTGATCCTGTCGTGGGAAGGGCGCTACGACGAAGCGCGCCAGGCCCTGACGGACGTGCTGGCGCAGTCTCCCGATTACCTGGACGCGCGGGTCGCGTTGATGAACGTGGAATGGTGGTCGGGACGGTTGCCCCAGGCGCGCGAGCTGGTGCGAGCCGTGCTGACGCGCGACGCCGGCAACGCGCAGGCCCGCTACGTCCAGCAGCGTCTCGATGCGCGCACCCGGCCGTGGTCGCTCGGCCTCACCTCCACCCGCGACACCTTCAACGACGAACGCGAGCCGTGGCAGGAGACGGCCCTGACGCTTGGCCGTGAAACGCCCGCGGGCTCGCTGTTCGTTCGGGGCCGCCAGGGCGACCGGTTCGGCCTCACCGACCAGCAGGTGGACCTCGAGTTCTATCCAACGTTCCGGCCCGGCACCTACGCGTTTGTCGGCGTCGGTGTCGGCAGCGACGAGGTGTTGTATCCGGAGTACCGGGTCTCGTTCGATCTGTATCAGTCGCTCGGCGGCGGGTTCGAGGTCTCGGGTGGCTACCGGCGGCTGGCCTTCACCGACGCCACCGACATCTATCTCGCGACCCTCACGAAATACGCCGGCCACTGGATGATCACCGGCAAGGCCTTCGTCGTGCCCGACCCGGAACTGGGCGATGCCTGGTCGTATCACGCTCAGGTGCGTCGCTACTTCGGCGCCGCCGGCACCAGCTTCATCGGCGGCGGGTACAGCCGCGGCTACAGCCGTGAAGAGCCGCGTGGCGCCGGCGACTTGATCCGCGTGGACGCCGACACCATCCGCGGGCAGGCCGAAATCGACTTGACCGACCGCCTGCAGCTCACCGTTGCCGCCAGCACCAGCCGGCAGGAACGGTCGTTTCGCGAGCCGTACTGGCAGACCACGTCTGGCGCCGGCCTCAAGATTCGGTTCTGA